In the genome of Massilibacillus massiliensis, one region contains:
- a CDS encoding galactitol-1-phosphate 5-dehydrogenase, which translates to MKAAVIYGTGDIRYDDIADPKCGADDVIVQVSACGICGSDSPRILKDWKYPVPGVPGHEFAGKIVEVGKNVKNFSDGDAVVAQPLIPCKSCHNCKSGFYSVCDDITMLGADVPGGYAEYVKVPASNTLKIGDINLQHAALIEPCAVALYGVLGIEPKLGDTVAILGMGTIGQLVLQWCKIYGVHRVIAVDISEKKLAEAKALGADYCINGLKSDVEKEILELTDGFGVDIAMETAGSKITQEQCLLVTKKRGKIGYLGIARTDILLKEKSFESIFRHELTLKGFWNSYTAPFPGAAWEKSIAYIQDGRIELEKLISHRFPLKDVQDVFKMIQSRSEEYNKILLVVK; encoded by the coding sequence ATGAAAGCAGCTGTAATTTATGGAACTGGTGATATTCGTTATGACGATATCGCAGATCCAAAGTGTGGAGCGGATGATGTCATTGTTCAGGTTAGTGCCTGTGGAATTTGTGGCTCAGACAGCCCGCGGATTTTAAAAGACTGGAAATATCCTGTCCCGGGTGTACCAGGTCATGAATTTGCCGGAAAAATTGTTGAAGTCGGTAAAAATGTTAAGAACTTTTCAGATGGAGATGCAGTTGTCGCACAACCGTTGATTCCATGTAAATCATGTCATAATTGTAAATCAGGATTTTATTCAGTATGCGATGATATTACGATGCTGGGTGCGGATGTTCCTGGTGGTTATGCAGAATATGTAAAAGTACCTGCGTCCAATACGCTGAAAATCGGTGATATCAATTTACAGCACGCAGCTTTAATTGAACCTTGTGCTGTAGCACTTTATGGCGTACTTGGAATTGAACCAAAACTTGGTGATACAGTTGCGATACTGGGTATGGGAACAATTGGTCAGCTTGTTTTACAATGGTGCAAGATCTATGGTGTTCATCGTGTGATTGCGGTTGATATTTCTGAAAAAAAACTTGCTGAAGCAAAAGCATTAGGTGCTGATTATTGTATTAATGGCCTTAAATCTGATGTTGAAAAAGAAATATTGGAATTAACAGACGGTTTTGGCGTTGATATTGCAATGGAAACCGCTGGATCTAAAATCACGCAGGAACAATGTCTTCTTGTTACCAAAAAACGCGGTAAAATTGGCTATTTAGGTATTGCTAGAACGGATATCTTATTAAAGGAAAAATCGTTTGAAAGTATTTTCCGTCATGAACTGACATTAAAAGGTTTTTGGAATTCTTATACTGCACCATTTCCAGGCGCTGCATGGGAGAAAAGCATTGCCTATATCCAAGATGGCAGAATTGAACTTGAAAAGTTGATTTCACATCGTTTTCCATTAAAGGATGTACAAGATGTATTTAAAATGATTCAAAGCCGCAGTGAGGAATACAATAAAATCTTACTGGTTGTTAAATAA
- a CDS encoding transketolase, producing the protein MDTKQLKKNALNARVSIMKMLAESGSGHPGGSLSMIDILTVLYFDKMNVKVSDPKWQDRDRFVLSKGHGAPGLYAVLAEKGFFPKEELLKLRKCGSMLQGHPDMKGTPGIDMSTGSLGQGLSAANGMAIAGKLDRKEYRVYTIVGDGEIQEGQIWEAAMSSSHYQLDNLTLFVDHNGFQIDGSNDEVMTVNPIPDKFRAFGWNVIEIDGHDFNQIGAAIDMAKTVKGKPTAIVAETVKGKGVSFMEHQVGWHGKAPSLQQRDQAVEELERGAEK; encoded by the coding sequence ATGGATACAAAGCAATTAAAGAAAAACGCTTTAAATGCACGTGTAAGTATTATGAAAATGCTTGCAGAATCAGGATCAGGGCATCCGGGCGGGTCGCTTTCGATGATCGACATTTTGACGGTGCTCTATTTTGATAAGATGAATGTAAAAGTATCCGATCCTAAATGGCAGGATCGCGATCGCTTTGTTTTGTCAAAAGGGCATGGGGCACCTGGGCTTTATGCAGTGCTTGCGGAAAAAGGTTTTTTCCCGAAAGAAGAGCTGCTCAAACTTCGTAAATGCGGTTCTATGCTGCAAGGGCATCCCGATATGAAGGGAACACCGGGCATTGATATGTCGACAGGATCTTTAGGGCAAGGATTATCGGCGGCAAATGGTATGGCAATTGCCGGGAAATTGGATCGAAAAGAGTATCGTGTATATACGATTGTAGGAGATGGCGAGATTCAAGAAGGTCAGATTTGGGAAGCTGCGATGAGTAGTTCTCACTATCAACTTGATAATCTCACACTTTTTGTTGATCATAATGGATTTCAAATTGATGGTTCTAATGATGAAGTTATGACAGTAAATCCAATTCCTGATAAGTTTAGAGCTTTCGGCTGGAATGTGATAGAGATTGACGGACACGATTTTAATCAAATCGGTGCAGCGATTGATATGGCAAAGACGGTAAAGGGAAAACCAACGGCTATTGTTGCTGAGACAGTAAAAGGCAAGGGCGTTTCTTTCATGGAGCATCAGGTTGGCTGGCATGGCAAAGCTCCAAGTTTGCAGCAGCGTGATCAAGCGGTGGAGGAATTGGAAAGAGGTGCTGAAAAATGA
- a CDS encoding transketolase family protein, with protein sequence MSGVATRESYGKLLQEDLSKNPKIVVLDADLGNATKSINFKKVCPERFFDMGIAEQDMMGTAAGLATCGKIPIASTFAMFAAGRAFEQVRNSIAYPNLNVKIVATHAGVTVGEDGGSHQAIEDISLMRSIPNMTVINPSDGKEAEEAIKAAVEYYGPVYIRLGRAATPDLHGPGYEFNWGKGEVLQEGKDVGIIATGIMVAKALEAAKQLKEQGIEARVINIHTIKPLDEALIIETAKLTGKIVTAEEHSVIGGLGSAVSEVVSKNHPVKMAMVGVQDQFGCSGSPKDLLEKFGLLESDIVKAVVSLK encoded by the coding sequence ATGAGTGGTGTTGCGACAAGAGAGTCCTACGGAAAGCTGTTACAAGAAGATTTAAGTAAAAATCCGAAGATCGTTGTATTAGATGCAGATTTGGGAAATGCAACGAAATCCATAAACTTTAAAAAGGTTTGCCCTGAACGGTTTTTTGATATGGGAATTGCAGAGCAAGACATGATGGGAACGGCAGCTGGATTGGCCACATGCGGAAAGATTCCAATTGCGAGTACTTTTGCGATGTTCGCTGCTGGACGTGCTTTTGAACAGGTTCGTAATTCAATTGCTTATCCAAATCTCAATGTGAAAATTGTAGCAACTCATGCTGGGGTAACAGTAGGGGAAGATGGTGGCAGTCATCAGGCCATTGAAGATATTTCATTGATGCGCAGCATTCCAAATATGACGGTAATCAATCCATCTGATGGCAAGGAAGCAGAAGAAGCAATTAAAGCCGCGGTAGAATATTACGGTCCAGTTTATATTCGACTTGGCAGAGCAGCAACTCCGGATTTACACGGCCCAGGATATGAATTTAATTGGGGTAAAGGTGAGGTTTTACAAGAAGGCAAAGATGTGGGGATCATTGCAACAGGAATTATGGTAGCTAAGGCATTAGAAGCTGCAAAACAATTAAAAGAGCAAGGCATAGAGGCTAGAGTGATTAACATTCATACGATTAAGCCGCTGGATGAAGCGTTGATTATAGAAACCGCAAAGTTGACCGGTAAAATTGTTACAGCAGAAGAACATAGTGTAATCGGAGGACTTGGTTCAGCAGTGAGTGAAGTTGTATCTAAAAACCATCCGGTAAAGATGGCTATGGTTGGCGTGCAAGATCAATTTGGATGTTCCGGATCACCAAAAGATTTGTTGGAAAAGTTCGGTTTGCTTGAGAGCGATATTGTAAAGGCAGTCGTATCCCTTAAATAG
- a CDS encoding zinc-binding dehydrogenase: MKALVKTALGEGNLEVLDRDEPQINDDQVKIKVKYAGICGSDLHTYEGHYKVAAPVTLGHEFSGEVVEVGANVKNFKAGDRVTSETTFEICGTCRYCKEKKYNLCSTRKGLGTQQNGAFTNYIIARKESVHLLPENVTYLDASITEAAACAYHGVAKAKIEKDDIVLVLGPGPIGLLVAQVVRAKGGKVVMTGLTKDAKRLDEAKALGVAYTIDVQTESPREIIDKLTDGYGADVCFDCTGAVPSMQMGMDLLRKQGQYVQVGIFAKDEVVVDFSKIIQKELVVTGSRSQNTHDWEPTLALMNSGAIKASAMVTHKMKIDEWDKAYQLLKSGEAIKIALEPLD, translated from the coding sequence ATGAAAGCATTAGTAAAAACGGCTTTAGGTGAAGGAAACTTGGAAGTGCTTGATCGAGATGAACCACAAATAAATGATGATCAGGTAAAAATTAAAGTCAAGTATGCGGGCATCTGTGGCTCTGATTTGCATACTTATGAAGGACATTATAAGGTTGCTGCTCCTGTAACTCTCGGACATGAATTTTCTGGTGAAGTTGTGGAAGTCGGTGCCAATGTGAAAAACTTTAAAGCTGGCGATCGGGTTACTTCTGAGACAACATTTGAAATTTGTGGTACGTGCAGATATTGTAAGGAAAAGAAATATAATCTTTGTTCAACGCGTAAGGGATTGGGAACACAGCAAAATGGTGCGTTTACAAACTATATTATTGCGCGCAAGGAAAGTGTTCATTTATTGCCGGAAAATGTGACTTATCTTGATGCATCCATTACAGAAGCGGCAGCTTGTGCTTATCATGGTGTTGCTAAAGCAAAGATTGAGAAAGATGATATCGTGCTTGTATTAGGGCCTGGTCCAATCGGACTATTAGTGGCACAGGTTGTCAGAGCCAAGGGCGGAAAAGTTGTGATGACTGGTCTTACTAAGGATGCAAAACGTCTTGACGAAGCGAAGGCGTTGGGGGTTGCTTATACGATTGATGTACAGACGGAAAGTCCAAGAGAAATCATTGATAAATTAACCGATGGCTATGGCGCAGACGTATGCTTTGATTGTACTGGTGCAGTACCTTCCATGCAAATGGGAATGGATTTGCTGAGAAAGCAAGGACAGTATGTTCAAGTTGGAATTTTTGCAAAAGATGAAGTTGTTGTTGATTTTTCAAAAATCATTCAAAAAGAACTTGTAGTTACAGGAAGCCGCAGTCAGAATACACATGATTGGGAGCCTACCCTTGCACTGATGAATAGTGGAGCGATCAAAGCGAGTGCAATGGTTACGCATAAGATGAAAATTGATGAGTGGGATAAAGCCTATCAGCTTTTAAAAAGCGGAGAAGCGATTAAAATAGCCCTAGAACCATTAGATTAG
- the rpiB gene encoding ribose 5-phosphate isomerase B: protein MGVRRLVKTVVIGSDHAGFLVKQDLIKRLTANGFVVEDKGTHSEESADFSPIAREVAETVAKDENKQGILVCGTGIGMSIMANKVPGIRAALVHDLFSAKATREHNNTNVLCMGARIISSAMAWEIVSVWLHTDFLGGKHEKRIQYIADYENHRNE, encoded by the coding sequence ATGGGGGTGAGAAGATTGGTGAAGACGGTGGTAATTGGCAGTGATCATGCTGGATTTTTGGTGAAGCAGGACTTGATCAAGAGATTGACAGCAAATGGCTTTGTCGTTGAAGATAAGGGGACGCATAGTGAAGAATCAGCAGATTTTTCCCCGATTGCTAGAGAAGTTGCGGAAACTGTTGCGAAAGATGAGAATAAACAAGGAATTTTAGTTTGCGGTACGGGAATCGGAATGTCCATTATGGCAAATAAAGTTCCGGGAATACGTGCAGCATTGGTGCATGATCTTTTTTCTGCAAAAGCAACACGTGAACACAATAATACCAATGTGTTATGTATGGGAGCACGGATTATTTCTTCGGCTATGGCTTGGGAAATTGTCTCTGTCTGGTTGCACACGGATTTCTTAGGCGGGAAACACGAGAAACGTATTCAATATATTGCTGATTATGAAAATCATCGAAATGAATAG
- a CDS encoding DUF2642 domain-containing protein, producing MDCLENEGSQPKMFMLVEPYWLKKLNSMIGMELIIETTQKELFGKLLEVEHDHLALQTKYGILFVRSQQVISVMPVHRCEAR from the coding sequence TTGGATTGTCTTGAAAATGAAGGATCTCAGCCTAAAATGTTCATGCTAGTCGAGCCTTACTGGCTAAAAAAACTTAACAGTATGATTGGCATGGAACTTATTATTGAAACAACTCAGAAAGAATTGTTCGGAAAATTACTTGAAGTAGAGCATGATCATCTCGCTTTACAAACTAAATATGGTATTCTGTTTGTCCGCTCACAACAAGTCATCAGCGTTATGCCTGTTCACAGATGCGAAGCAAGATGA
- a CDS encoding sensor domain-containing diguanylate cyclase has protein sequence MLSYFSYLLRKKSIQLTNTEQELANFKDTFGNYEHAKKLLDLEKERYRITNQLTNDIIFEYDIASDILTNSLKFQEYTGKPPIIYNVSKVIPFSSLFQKKDKKALLNLYKKIKEGTPTLSAEIKILDRKQKDHYNWWHIKGQTIYNDHHQPIKFVGKIVNIDAQKREIEKLQAKAHSDPLTGLYNKMITQSLINDFIKTKKHRQHAFMMIDIDNFKSINDNLGHLVGDEVLIDVTTQLKSLFGKHDIVGRIGGDEFVVFLYNIHSIKEICTKANAITQVLRTHASKQDKNYKISGSIGISIYPQDGQTYHELLKQADKALYKIKKDGKDNFAFANSPAVYFNHFNTSDEKNETILSS, from the coding sequence ATGCTCAGTTACTTTTCTTATTTATTAAGGAAAAAGTCCATTCAATTAACAAATACTGAGCAGGAATTAGCAAACTTTAAAGATACTTTTGGCAATTATGAACATGCCAAAAAACTTTTAGACTTAGAAAAAGAACGATATCGAATTACCAATCAATTAACGAACGATATTATTTTCGAATATGATATCGCATCAGATATTTTAACAAACTCACTTAAATTTCAAGAATACACCGGAAAGCCTCCGATCATTTATAATGTTTCCAAAGTCATACCGTTTTCTTCCTTATTTCAAAAAAAAGATAAAAAAGCGCTGCTTAACCTCTATAAAAAAATAAAAGAGGGCACACCAACACTTTCCGCGGAAATCAAAATTTTAGATAGAAAACAAAAAGATCATTATAACTGGTGGCATATCAAAGGACAAACCATTTATAATGATCACCATCAACCAATCAAATTTGTTGGTAAAATCGTTAATATCGATGCACAAAAAAGAGAAATAGAAAAATTACAAGCAAAAGCGCACAGTGACCCACTAACAGGTTTATACAACAAAATGATTACCCAGTCACTGATCAATGATTTTATAAAAACAAAAAAGCATCGGCAACATGCTTTCATGATGATTGATATCGATAACTTCAAATCTATTAATGATAATCTGGGACATTTAGTTGGTGATGAAGTTTTAATCGATGTTACAACACAATTAAAATCGCTTTTTGGTAAACATGATATCGTCGGACGTATCGGTGGTGACGAATTTGTTGTATTTCTTTACAATATTCACTCCATCAAAGAAATTTGCACGAAAGCAAATGCCATCACACAAGTGTTACGCACCCATGCTTCAAAACAAGATAAAAATTACAAAATCTCTGGAAGTATTGGCATTTCTATTTATCCGCAAGACGGGCAAACTTATCATGAGCTCTTGAAACAAGCAGATAAAGCTTTATATAAAATAAAAAAAGATGGTAAAGATAACTTTGCCTTTGCAAACTCACCTGCGGTTTATTTCAACCACTTTAATACTTCCGATGAAAAAAATGAAACTATACTTTCTTCATGA
- a CDS encoding deoxyribonuclease IV — MLNIGCHLSTVKGYTHMGKEALQIGANTFQFFTRNPRGGKAKQINEKDIEGLLKIMQENQFAKILAHAPYTLNACSADERTREFALEMMQDDLARMEYLPNNLYNFHPGSHVKQGVEIGIELIVKMLNQILKPEQTTTVLLETMAGKGSEIGRNFEEIQSVLSQIELADKMGVCLDTCHVYDAGYDIVHDLDAVLEKFDQVIGLEKLRAIHLNDSMNAFGSHKDRHQKIGKGCIGLEAITNMINHPKLSHLPFFLETPNELDGYAEEIKLLRSAYRGSK; from the coding sequence ATGCTTAACATAGGTTGTCATTTGTCGACGGTAAAAGGTTATACGCACATGGGAAAAGAAGCTTTGCAGATTGGTGCAAATACGTTTCAGTTTTTTACACGAAATCCACGTGGCGGTAAAGCGAAGCAGATTAATGAAAAAGATATAGAGGGATTATTAAAAATTATGCAGGAAAATCAGTTCGCAAAGATCTTGGCGCATGCACCCTATACGTTAAATGCGTGTTCTGCTGATGAGCGGACACGAGAGTTTGCATTGGAAATGATGCAGGATGATTTAGCACGGATGGAATATTTGCCGAATAATTTATATAATTTTCACCCGGGGAGTCATGTGAAGCAGGGGGTAGAAATAGGGATAGAACTGATTGTCAAAATGTTGAATCAAATCTTAAAACCGGAGCAAACTACGACTGTATTATTAGAAACTATGGCGGGAAAGGGTAGTGAAATTGGACGTAATTTTGAGGAAATACAGTCTGTTTTAAGTCAGATAGAATTGGCAGATAAAATGGGTGTTTGCTTAGATACTTGCCATGTTTATGATGCTGGATATGATATTGTGCACGATTTAGATGCAGTTTTAGAAAAGTTTGATCAGGTGATTGGGCTGGAGAAATTGCGGGCAATTCATTTAAATGATAGTATGAATGCGTTTGGCAGCCATAAGGATCGGCATCAAAAAATAGGAAAAGGGTGTATTGGCTTAGAAGCAATTACAAATATGATCAACCATCCGAAGTTAAGTCATTTGCCATTTTTCTTAGAAACACCAAATGAATTGGATGGCTATGCTGAAGAAATAAAACTTTTGCGAAGTGCATATCGAGGGAGTAAATGA
- the trhA gene encoding PAQR family membrane homeostasis protein TrhA, whose product MEEILNAVTHGIGTILSIVALCVMIVLYNDVSTWHLMSGAIYGGSLVLLYLASTLYHSFTNEKLKSLFKFFDHAAIYILIAGNYTPFALIPLHGDFGWTVFSVIWALAAIGILFQVFFVRRFKIFSTICYLLMGWFAVVMIEPLIASLQIEGIYWLLAGGLFYTVGSIFYLVKRIPYNHAIWHLFVLAGSAAHFVAVVNYVLPLSVL is encoded by the coding sequence CTGGAAGAAATATTAAATGCGGTTACGCATGGGATAGGTACAATATTATCTATTGTTGCGCTTTGCGTTATGATTGTACTATATAATGATGTAAGTACCTGGCATTTAATGAGTGGGGCTATTTATGGTGGATCTTTAGTTTTACTTTACTTAGCATCTACGTTATATCATAGTTTTACAAATGAAAAATTAAAAAGCTTATTTAAATTTTTTGATCATGCGGCAATTTATATTTTGATTGCGGGAAACTATACGCCATTTGCGTTGATTCCGTTGCATGGAGATTTTGGCTGGACAGTCTTTAGTGTCATCTGGGCATTGGCGGCAATCGGTATTTTATTTCAGGTGTTTTTTGTAAGGCGGTTTAAAATCTTTTCGACGATTTGTTATCTTTTAATGGGTTGGTTTGCTGTTGTAATGATCGAACCTTTGATTGCTTCTTTGCAGATAGAAGGGATCTATTGGCTGCTTGCAGGTGGTTTGTTTTATACGGTAGGATCTATTTTTTACTTAGTGAAACGAATTCCTTATAATCATGCAATCTGGCATCTGTTTGTACTTGCAGGCAGTGCCGCACATTTCGTTGCTGTTGTGAATTATGTTCTGCCGCTAAGTGTACTATAG
- the metA gene encoding homoserine O-acetyltransferase MetA, with amino-acid sequence MPIKIPNNLPATHILESENIFVMDADRAYKQDIRPLKILILNLMPTKIITETQLLRLLGNSPLQVEVDFIYTASYVPQHTAQDHLTQFYGTFEDVRHKNYDGFIITGAPVEQLEFEDVTYWGEICEIMEWSKTHAYSTFHICWGSQAGLYYHYGIKKYPITPKIFGVYKHTMNVAHEKLFRGFDDEFYVPHSRHTEIKKSDIKKVKELTILAEAEEAGIYAVANLEKRQFFITGHAEYDPLTLKAEYDRDINAGMRMDVPQNYYPGDDPTKAPIVKWRSVANLLFANWLNYYVYQETPFDLNELNNLNDYIYNI; translated from the coding sequence GTGCCAATTAAGATTCCAAATAATTTACCGGCAACACATATTTTAGAAAGCGAAAATATTTTTGTTATGGATGCTGACAGAGCTTATAAACAAGATATTCGTCCGCTCAAAATTTTGATTTTAAATTTAATGCCGACTAAAATTATTACAGAAACGCAGTTACTTCGATTATTGGGGAATTCACCGTTGCAAGTGGAAGTGGATTTTATTTATACAGCCAGCTATGTACCACAGCATACCGCACAAGATCACTTAACGCAATTTTATGGTACTTTTGAAGATGTACGTCATAAGAACTACGATGGTTTCATCATTACAGGTGCACCTGTCGAACAGTTAGAGTTCGAGGATGTAACGTATTGGGGGGAAATCTGTGAGATTATGGAATGGAGTAAAACACACGCTTATTCAACATTTCATATTTGTTGGGGTTCGCAAGCAGGTCTTTATTACCATTATGGAATAAAAAAATATCCGATTACACCGAAAATATTTGGTGTTTATAAACATACGATGAATGTTGCGCATGAGAAATTATTCCGTGGATTTGATGATGAATTTTATGTACCGCATTCACGGCATACTGAAATAAAGAAATCTGATATCAAAAAAGTGAAGGAGTTGACAATTCTGGCTGAGGCTGAGGAAGCAGGTATTTATGCAGTAGCGAATTTAGAAAAACGGCAGTTTTTTATTACTGGGCATGCCGAATATGATCCATTGACGCTAAAGGCAGAATATGATCGCGATATCAATGCAGGAATGAGGATGGATGTGCCGCAGAATTATTACCCGGGCGATGATCCTACGAAAGCACCGATTGTAAAATGGCGTAGTGTGGCAAATTTACTATTTGCGAATTGGCTGAATTATTATGTATATCAGGAAACACCATTTGATTTAAATGAATTAAATAATTTAAATGACTATATTTATAATATTTGA
- the hydE gene encoding [FeFe] hydrogenase H-cluster radical SAM maturase HydE, translating to MDYHEWIEKAEKTHQLDKSEIVALLKNEECQADLAAAADRVRAAFVGDDIHLRGLIEFSNICKQNCMYCGLRRDNKKVERYRLSKDEIVSFAQKAKAYGYKTVVMQSGEDMHFTTKHLTDILREVKALGLAITLSIGEKTREEYNAYKEAGADRYLLRIETTDKALYEELNPGMSFENRMRCLRDLKELGYEVGTGCLIGLPNQTVESLADDILFFKSIDADMVGIGPFIPNGDTPLKDSAGGTFPMSLRFVAILRLLLPDINIPATTAMETLDRNARVIALQAGANVVMPNVTEGDYRRKYALYPGKICIYDTPSKCWGCIGGKIAGIGRKISQNQGFRNKVLCK from the coding sequence TTGGATTATCATGAATGGATTGAAAAGGCAGAAAAAACGCATCAGTTGGATAAAAGCGAAATTGTAGCCTTACTAAAGAATGAAGAGTGCCAAGCAGATTTAGCTGCTGCAGCAGATCGTGTGCGTGCAGCTTTCGTTGGTGATGATATACATTTACGTGGGTTGATTGAATTTTCTAATATATGCAAACAAAATTGTATGTATTGTGGGTTAAGACGTGATAATAAAAAGGTGGAGCGATATCGATTATCAAAAGATGAGATTGTAAGTTTTGCGCAAAAAGCGAAGGCTTATGGATATAAAACTGTAGTGATGCAGTCTGGCGAAGATATGCACTTTACAACGAAGCATTTGACGGATATTTTACGTGAAGTGAAAGCACTTGGTTTAGCAATTACGTTGAGTATTGGTGAAAAAACACGCGAGGAATACAATGCTTATAAAGAAGCGGGAGCAGACCGTTATCTGCTTCGCATCGAAACGACGGACAAAGCGCTTTATGAAGAATTAAATCCAGGAATGAGTTTTGAGAATCGTATGCGCTGTCTGCGAGATTTGAAAGAACTTGGTTATGAAGTGGGCACGGGTTGTCTGATTGGATTACCAAATCAAACCGTGGAATCATTGGCCGATGATATTCTCTTTTTTAAATCGATTGATGCCGATATGGTCGGAATCGGTCCATTTATCCCCAATGGAGATACGCCGCTAAAAGACAGTGCGGGCGGAACTTTTCCGATGAGTTTGCGATTTGTTGCGATCTTGCGCTTACTTTTACCAGATATTAATATTCCTGCAACGACAGCAATGGAAACTTTAGATCGAAATGCACGGGTGATTGCTTTGCAGGCTGGTGCAAATGTTGTTATGCCAAATGTAACTGAGGGGGATTATCGTCGTAAGTATGCGCTATACCCAGGGAAAATTTGTATTTATGATACACCTTCGAAATGCTGGGGCTGTATTGGTGGAAAAATTGCCGGTATTGGCAGGAAAATTTCGCAAAATCAAGGCTTTAGAAATAAAGTGCTTTGTAAATGA